In Penaeus monodon isolate SGIC_2016 chromosome 7, NSTDA_Pmon_1, whole genome shotgun sequence, the genomic stretch cattttttatatatatatatatatatatattatgtatatgttgtatgtatgtatgtgtgtgtgtgtgtgttgtgtgtgtgtggtgtgtgtgtgtgtgtgtgtggggtggtgtgtgtgtgtgtgtgtgtgtgtgtgtgtgtgtgtgtgtgtgtgtgtgtgtgtgtgtgtgtgtgtgtgtgtgtgtgtgtgtgtgtgtgtgtgtgcgcgcgcgcgcaagtacacgcacacacatacacggatgtATGAACTATTGAGTAAAAGCATGGGTGAATGAATTATGATTTTCCTGATTCATCTAATGACTCAAATATTACCACTTccaaattgattatatattatatatcactacaaCTATGGTTCTCGAGGCAAAAACCCATTTGCTGTCGATAACAACCATCAACACTACCAACAGTACAAACaagatgatatattattatataatagcaatatacatcattatatattagcAATGTATGAAACAAAAACGGTTTCGTAAACTTACTCGTGGAAGTTTGCTGTTGTAAGCGACCAGAATGCAGACGATGAAAACAAACCTTACACAATAACCACgtcttaatatctttttttacaaCCTCGATTTTCCTGTTACATGTTGTTGATCGATTGTAAAATATGTTGTTTTAAATATTCCAGTTCTGCCTTAGTTTGAAACCTTCAGAAAAGACGCACAGCAACACGGATTTATTTCTCGAAAGACACGGGTTTCGCAAACGAAACACTTGCCGTGACGCGATTAAACGGCGTTTTTCTCTATACCTTTAACGCACGGCGACTGGCTTACGGGATGGCAGCGCAGAGGACATACTCGCACGGTGCCTAAGGGAACAAATCGGCCCCGAGGACGACCAAGAAGCTCCCAAAAGGCAGGGAAATAAGGCGTGAGTCCGGCGCACCTCGCACTTCCTTCGCGTCGCCTCTCCCTTCGGCGTTCAACATGGCAACCTGGCGCTGCGTGCGGGTCCTGCTCACAAACCCCGTGTTTTCGGTGCACAGAATCCATGCCCCGCGCAGAACTTTGTGTCACGTGGCTCATAGACAGTGTAGAAGTTCCTTCCTAGTGAGAAACGGGTCGAAATGGGTCTCCTTGTGCCAGTACTCGACGCAGAAGGCCGAGCCGGAGAAGCCCCTGGGCCTCGCAGACGAACTCCTGGCGGCCAAAGTGCAGCCGGACCAGGGGAAGGAAAAGGCCGAGGAAGGAGAccaagagaacgagaaggagaagacCGAGAAGGCCAAGAGACTCCGGAGGCTGACCTTCATATCCTTCGGTGTGATGATGACGGGCATGGGGGGGGTGCTGCTCTGGACATGGGGTGAGGAGGCTGTGGCCTAGGTTTGGAGCCCCTGTTTTCTTTggtcttttcttgtttatttccctTTGGGTGAAGCTGGTCAGCGGCATTGATCTGCTAAACGATAGGCAGTATCCAGTGTCACATCCCCGGCTTAATTAGCCATGGTTGGTCATGTTAGTTTCCCTCTTTTCCAGGTGCACGATTTTCCTCTGCTGTGAAGTATAGCAAAAGACTTATGTTAATGAAATTTATTTGAGTAATTAGTTAATGCTGCTGAGGGTGACAAACAAAGACAGATGGAAATTCACACTGTCAGCTCATAGAGCATAAGAAATACAGTAATAAACAACAGCTGTAGTGACCTCACATTTACTGCAAAATGACGAAAATATCCACTGTATATCACCGCTCAGAGACCAAGTCcacaacacccatacacacccagAGTTCTCAGTGTTGTGTTTTCTGTAATTTGGCAGGAAGTGCTAATAAAGGAGGGGTACAGGGGTCTTCCCCCCCTATCTAGGGTGTAAATAGAAGCTAGGAAAGATTAGGTTTGGGTTCTCATGATAACCCAGGTTTTGGGACTTGGTCTCTGGAGGGTGCGTTGCTCTCGGTAAGAAATACCAAGTAATTATCTGGAATAGAAAATATGTGGGGTAGTTTGTTTGCCACATAGTACAAGGTAAATTTTGTCAGAAATGGGTAGAAATAAgatgcatttcatcaatagtattTCCTTTGTAAGGTGATGAGGATAATACTAAGTTGAAGTCAAATCAGAATTAAAACacgttattccattaattacaaagGTTCTTTTTACATACAGAATAAGTGGTAACAATGTTAAGTACATTAGCAGGGGagttataaaattaaatagaatgtgatggtcacatcattagaaGTAGAGGTACATGGTTTGGCTTTGCATTTAATTGCCTGATGTAATTGACAAATTCAAATAtgctcttttaatttccttttgaaatTAATCTGGTTAgagatgtttataatattatctgATAGGTTGTTCCAGATATCGGACCCTTGTATTTGCATTTGCCATGAACCTATTAAAGTGTACAACCTTTTGCCATGCAGAGAGTTGATCTGTCTGGTTTGAATGCCCATTgtgttaccaattgtttgtagaggcattaaccaatgaggatagtcaCCCTGTATGACATTATGAATGAATCTACATgtttcaaatttatatttttgttgaaattttcaccattttaatttatttatatggaggttgtgtggtcatgtttattgatattgcctattgtaTGTTGGGTTTTAATGGTTGAGccccatatgttggaacagtagtttataatgctgagtgcaagggtTTGTGCAACGGTAATTCTCGTCactatggggatttttttttttttgtgtgtgtgtgatttaggtATATCAGTGTACCCATTACTTTTTTGTAAATGTTGTCCATGTGCCTCGGAAGTCATGTGTCTGTGTACTTCTGGATTTTTCATGGAAATCATTAGTTTAAAatgatagccttcaaattctgtgattgtgtttgtggggACGTAGGCCATAAAGTTCTATTGAATTTTATCAGGATTTAGAGTAGGGCCATTGTTATTAAAttgaatttttacttttataagagTCTGTTATCAATTATTTAAATTGCTTACAGTAGGTGGCATGAAGAAACTGAGTGTCATCTTCATTTTGAACAAGGAATCAGTTACTTGGTTGATAGGTTAGATCGTTAATGAATTTAGTGAATATTATTGGGCCTAAAATCATGCCTTTTGGGACACTCAAAGAGACTTGTTTCTTAGATGacatatttttatgaattttgattGACTGTGGTAGATAAATTCTGAACcaatagttgtcaattccatGACTTTTCAATTTGTTAAGCAGGATTttatggctgacactgtcaaatgccTCTGATAGATTATacaatgtgagtagatttatttgattcttgtctatgttataaaatttgtttatgatttttaaaaatgctgtTTCAGTGGATAGCTTACGTCTAAGACCATGCTACATTTCAGAAATAAGGTGATTGGATTCAAggaatgttgatagttgatttgcaacaattttttctcatactttagtatacatatttatgaaaatgtaatgattatataataaataaaggggaaaaatatgatttgtgatacatgaaataatctgcGCAGACAAAGAATAAcgtcagaaatgaagaaaatagaatGTGACTTATGCCACTCAGAGAGCAAGTCCATGGCGATCAGGTGGGGATCTGGGGCAGAGCCCTCGATAGGGAAATAAGATCGGATGGGGGTCTGGGAGCAAAGCCCTGGGTGTGGAAGGTATTTTGGTATAGTTTCAGTCTCCCTcagatatgtagtatatagtaaaattttcctGTATGGACAAAATGAAAATTGTGCTGCAAGTaacatttttaaatacatttacaggaaaatgtaatggcactataataatcaaagagaaaaaatacaaatgccACATGGAGAGTAAGTCCATGGCGATTGGGTGGGGGTCTGGGCGGAGTCCCCGATAGAGAAATGTGGTGGTTGGATGGGGGGTCTGGGGGAGAagtaatgtttgtggatttcccaggAATGGTTGGAGGTAATGGGAAATTAATCTCGGAATATAAAGTTACTTCATAAACATTACcaactattttcatttatataatttgcaaTGGAAAATAACAAGATTTATGTAGATTGCAGTGTTGGTGActgaaagaaataacaataattaaaaaattggaTAGTGGTGTGAAACTACAAAATTACCGGTATTTGCTGCACAGACTTACCATCAGAGGGGTGCAGTTACTTTGCAAATAGTTACAAAAGTCAGTTATATAATTTGcaatagaaaacaacaacagatcgTCTTATAACGTTATGCGAATGAATACCTGCAGTATATAATAAGTTTTAAGCAGTTTTTCTGGTTCCTGATACTTTTCTTGGGTTACTAGCTGATTGAATACAAGATAGCAAAAAGGTGACCTCAGGATAAGTGAATAGTAAAGAAGTACTCCCTGGCCCTTAAATCttatgagaataagaaaaaaatcataaaatttaaatGGGAGTCTCTGTGGACAAATAAGGCTTGGCTGAGCTTCTTGCATGAATGAGGGGATTGTTAAGTATATTTACTGTAAAGCTTCATTATAAAGTATTCCTCCTGCTTGTGTCTTCCAGGTGCGCCAGGTGTAGATGTCGAAGGGAACCCTATACGTGATGAGTTTTCAGACATGCCAGTTGTCCAGCAGTATGTCATGCGGACTTGGCGTGCTATGAACGACATGAACAAAATGATCCAGGAACCATCGCGTGAAAAGTTACTGCCAGAACCTTTAAAGGAACCGTACATACAACCTCCATATACCCTGGTGCTCGAGCTGCGGGACATTTTGGTGCACCCAGAATGGACGGTTAGTGAACGAGGTTGTCTTCCTGTGtattatgtttatctttattttatttttttttattatcgctattgtttGTCTTGATTAtttctgtgtatgtctctctctctatctttttccccttgtcttgtcttgtcttgtcttgtcttgtcttgtcttgtcttgtctttcctttcctttcctttcctttcctttcctttcctttcctttcctttcctttcctttcctttcctttcctttcctttcctttcctttcctttcctttcctttcctttcctttcctttcctttcctttttgtttgctttcctttgctttcctttcctatttttttgtttgctttatttgAACTGAATTACACTGAAAGAATTTACTGTAAGGTGCCCAAAAGCAAGAAGGAGGCAGTAATTCTATTTTGTTATGTTAGAacaatatcttaattttttttatagacaaaacactgaaaattttaattgattattatgaCGTGCATGGAACTTCTAATCACACTCgcatttcatttatttccttagAGATACATATGTCTGCATGTATCTGCTTTTGGTGATATtagtatttcaatatttttaattccTGTGCTTATTTTGCAGTATGAAACAGGTTGGAGGTTTAAGAAACGTCCTGGAGTTGATTTCCTGCTCCATCATTGTGCTCCCCCGCTGTTTGAGATTGTCATCTACACCAATGAACAAGGCTTTGTAAGTTTAATTATTTGTGGTCATTATTTAGGGGAGGGAGACGGTGGAACCAATATGagctaatttttttgtgtgttatgaagaatatttttctttttcattctatgTAGGACTGATTTATCTAACAGAGGCAAGaaggaaattatttatataattttcctaatcattttttatatatatatatatatatatatatatatatatatatatatatatatatatatatatatatatatatatatatatcatagcttttactaattatattcaaatttatTCTGGACATCAGACAGCATTCCCCCTGATTGACCACTTAGATCCAAATGGCTACATATGGTACCGACTGTTCAAGGACTCGACTCGATATGTTGATGGCAAACATATAAAGGACCTTAACTGCTTGAATCGAGACTTAAGCAAGGTAAGCCGTTGTGAATTTCGGAAGTTGTTTACCATGTAGAGTTTGGGAAAATCCTGGGAAGATATTAGTGTGAGATGTCCAGATTTGATTAGATGAAGATACAAATAATGAATgttagaaagaggagaggaatttATAGAATGAATTgaagtcattttttttatatgatattaaataaaaagaagcaCTTTATTCATGAGGTTTTTATGCAGTATATCATGGATTTGATGGAATTACAGTATCTGTGCCATATTGTCATAAGTGAATGTGTTAAGCATACTTGAAACAAATTGAAATTAACCTATTTACAATTTGTATCATGTTCAAATGTTATTTAGAAATTTTAGATTTTCTTGATGAGATCATGAATCTTCAGTGAAGTAATATTAACCTATTGCCACTGGAATGGCATGTAAGTGGATgctatgcccactgtgagttttgtttattatatgtcTTTACACATAGGTGGCTCCTCAAGTACTTAGCACCAAAAAGCCAATTACTAGAAActactacctatctcacctgtttacccttttccctgatttttggaaagattttcttttcttgaacTCAGGTGAGGTCATAAGatttactaattgactccttgtgtGTTAAGACATTTTACAAACAATAGCCTACCACAGTGAACAGTACATTTAcctggcagcattgggttaaggaTAAGAGATGTTTTAAAAGATTATCTTGAATGTTCCAGGTGATCTGTGTTGACTGGGATGGAGAGGCAGTTTCGTCACCTAGGAACCAGCTGAAGTTGAAGCGCTGGGATGGCAATATGAATGACCAGTCACTTCTAGAGCTAGCTTTCATGCTTAGGAGTAAGTCTTCTATTCTTGAGCTCAGATGCTAGTAAAATAGTCTTAAGATCATTGTTCATTTTATAGAatccttcattttcattcattactaTGATTAACTTTCCGCCCATTTTGTCACAGCAATTGCAGAGTCCGAGGTTGGAGATATACGCGAGGTGATTGATTATTATCGGAACTTTGAAGACCCACTGGCAGCTTTTCGTGAGAATCAGAGGCAAGCACAGGAACAGGAATTGATTACGAAgcagagagtggaggaagaacgCCAGAGTAAGTCCTTCACAAGCTCTTGGGCGTCATCATTCCTCAGAAGACGTTAAAGGATGTGTTAGTTGATGTGTGGCAAGTGGACCATACATTCTGCACTGGGTCATATGaacctattaataaaaaatattaagataaaattaATGACAGCCATCATGATGTCAAGCCATTTTAGATTATGAAATAAAACATGATTGGCTAAATGATGAGGTTTACCAACAAGTCTTCATCTAATGTCAAGCATCAAAATCTTTAGTCACTGCAAAGGTCAAGACAAGTGATGTGATGTTCTAGGTCTTGTGGTGAAAATTGTGCAAAGTGAATGCTTGAAAAAATTACAGTGTTTTAGAACTGGTATAATACTGAGTGAGTGCTGATTTTCTGCAAGACTGGATGCTGATTTATGACATATGGACATGTGAATACTATGAatcgagcatatatatattttttatcttgttgATTCATTAGGAGGGATAAATCAGAGCAAATTCAGATTGAATGTATTGGTATGTTTACTAAATAATTTCAAGTTGTTTtgatttacattttattaaacCTTATTTGTTATCATGGATTTGATTATATAATTGAATGCTCAATCAAGGAAATGGAATTACTTAAGGATTAATGTGATTCTTtcaaatgcaaaaatatttattatttattacaggaATACTTAATTGTTTTTGCCAAAACTAGGATCTTTGTAGAAGAAGCACAAATTTTGAAAGTAATGTGCCCAATAAGATCCACAAATAGATGAAAGTAAGAACTTTGGAATTGATGCATATAGTATTGAGTAAATTTTTTATCTTGGtgttcaatatgtatatatgtgtataaataaatatttttgttacattTGCCCTATAGAGTCGATTTTGCCACAGTTTTCTCATTTGTGGCTGATTTTGTAGGACAATTAAAATGTTAGGGCTAACTATTTGTTGGCGTAGAAATTtcccagtaataataattagtccagaaaaaaagagaaaaaaatgcagctGCAGTACAAAAATTCAGAATATGTGATCAGACAAAAAATGGTTCCCCACTGAAAagatttttcaccttttttaagtattttttcccACGTCCAATAAAGGAACTGCAGGTATTCAGGAACTTTCAGCCTTGCCCAGCTGAACCTCATGGATTTATAAGGTTGGAGTGCAGAGGATGGCACAATTTTTTTACCTTGTGTTTCTGCACTTCAGACTTATTATGTCTTGtctgttttttccatcatttgtaaATAAAGGTTTATTTGAT encodes the following:
- the LOC119575275 gene encoding mitochondrial import inner membrane translocase subunit TIM50-C-like; amino-acid sequence: MATWRCVRVLLTNPVFSVHRIHAPRRTLCHVAHRQCRSSFLVRNGSKWVSLCQYSTQKAEPEKPLGLADELLAAKVQPDQGKEKAEEGDQENEKEKTEKAKRLRRLTFISFGVMMTGMGGVLLWTWGAPGVDVEGNPIRDEFSDMPVVQQYVMRTWRAMNDMNKMIQEPSREKLLPEPLKEPYIQPPYTLVLELRDILVHPEWTYETGWRFKKRPGVDFLLHHCAPPLFEIVIYTNEQGFTAFPLIDHLDPNGYIWYRLFKDSTRYVDGKHIKDLNCLNRDLSKVICVDWDGEAVSSPRNQLKLKRWDGNMNDQSLLELAFMLRTIAESEVGDIREVIDYYRNFEDPLAAFRENQRQAQEQELITKQRVEEERQSKSFTSSWASSFLRRR